A genomic window from Thunnus thynnus chromosome 12, fThuThy2.1, whole genome shotgun sequence includes:
- the LOC137193463 gene encoding uncharacterized protein has translation MLFLPAAALCCLCSVLVAMAAELIQDDLTLTRRAGEKVSFGCGGTDQCYSESPFVYWLQKKDTETFTFILDIDTTNGNIDRSYNHSQKDDFSVVKEQNSSELQIQTVKLSHSATYYCVCYKRDTHRNWYPIFGSGTKLYVDEQVVKPVVSVYPAVNLEGKSSLLCLASAMSPPLVQFSWKRQKKNGLLEDLPPAEGEQLELREPGRTASILLLHRQENSTYKYHCYIKHEGITVEAQTEQEVSALPPPVPSQYQVKLLCVLYTVLIVKSLVYCCGLSLLMILRNKGPSTNCTHAD, from the exons atgcttttcctcccagctgctgctctgtgctgtctgtgttcag tgctggttgccatggcagcagagCTGATTCAGGATGATTTAACATTGACCAGGAGAGCTGGTGAAAAAGTCTCCTTCGGCTGTGGAGGAACTGACCAGTGTTACAGTGAATCCCCATTTGTATACTGGTTacagaagaaagacacagaaacattcacatttattctTGATATTGACACGACGAATGGTAACATAGATAGAAGTTACAATCATTCTCAGAAAGATGATTTCTCAGTTGTAAAAGAACAGAACAGCAGTGAGTTGCAGATCCAGACAGTTAAACTCTCACATTCAGCCACCTACTACTGCGTCTGTTATAAGAGAGATACCCACA gaaactggTACCCCATCTTTGGCTCTGGAACTAAACTGTATGTAG ATGAGCAGGTAGTGAAGCCCGTGGTGAGCGTGTACCCAGCAGTCAACCTGGAGGGGAAGAGCTCCCTGTTGTGTCTGGCCTCAgccatgtctcctcctctggtccagttctcctggaaaagacagaagaagaacggCCTGCTGGAGGATCTGCCCCCTGCTgagggagagcagctggagCTCAGAGAGCCGGGACGCACCGCCTCCATCCTGCTGCTCCATCGGCAAGAGAACAGCACATATAAATACCACTGCTACATCAAGCACGAGGGGATAACAGTGGAGgcccaaacagaacaag aggtttctgctcttcctccacctGTCCCGTCTCAGTaccaggtgaagctgctctgtgtgctgtacacagtgctgatagtgaagagtctggtgtactgctgtggactctctctgctgatgatcctcagaaacaagggaccgtccaccaactgcacacatgctgactga